The Candidatus Neomarinimicrobiota bacterium genome contains the following window.
TGCTGACCGACGTAGCGGCGTTGGGTTTGGCCCTGTTCGCCAGCTGGCTGGCGGCCCGCCCGAAGGATCCCCGCCGGACCTATGGCTACCTCCGGGCGGAGATTTTGGGAGCCCTGGCGAACGGCGTGGCCCTGATCCTGCTGTGCGGCTATATCCTGCTTGAAGCGGTGGAACGCACCGGCACACCCCAGATTATCGCCGGTGGACCCGTTCTGGCCATCGCCACGGTGGGCCTGGCGGTAAACCTGGGCAGCGCGCTTTTCATCCGGCATGGGCGGCGCGGCAACCTGAACGTGGAGGGAGCCTACCTGCATCTGCTGTTTGACAGCCTCAGTTCGGTGGGGGCCATGCTGGCGGGTGGCGTCATCCTGCTCACCGGGTGGACGCCGGTGGATACACTGGTGAGCGTCCTCATCGCGGGCCTCATCCTGGTGGGGGGCTGGCGGCTGCTGATGAAGGCCGTGGACGTCCTCATGGAGAGCACCCCGGCGGAGATCGATTATCACCGCCTGGAGGAAGCGCTGGTGAACAGGGAACATATTGTCCAGATGCATGATTTACATATCTGGTCCATATCATCAGGGGTCCTGGCCATGAGCGCCCATATCCAGCTCACCGATGACTGCGTCAAATCGGGGCACTGGCCCAGATGCCTGCGAGAAACCCAGGACTATCTGAGGGAGCAGTGGGGCATTGAGCACACCACGTTACAGACCGAGCCGCTGGCCTTCCGCGAGCGCTACGGCTAGCGCCGCCGGCAGGGGCAGGTTGGGCCGGCTGGCGGGCCCGGTTCTAGGGCTGGCCCTGGCAGCGGGCGCATCCTTCGCGTGGAGCCAGGCGGTCCCGGGCGCACTGACCATCACTCGGCTGCAGTACGGCGGCGGCGGCGACTGGTATGGCGACCCCAGCTCGCTACCCAACCTGATTGCCTTTACCCGCAGGCATACGGGCATCACCATCGCACCCGATGAGACGCGTGCCGCCATCGGCGACGACGCCTTCTGGGGCAGCACCTACCTCTATCTCACCGGCCACGGCAACATCCACTTCACCGATGAGGAGGCGGCCATGCTGCGGGGGCATCTGACGGCGGGGGCGTTTCTGCACGCCGACGATAATTACGGCCTGGACCGGGCCTTCCGGCGGGAGATGCGCAAGGTCTTTCCCGACAAGAACTGGGTGGAACTGCCCCCGGCCCATCCTATCTTCAATATCGTCTTTCCCTTTCCCGATGGCCTGCCCAAGATTCACGAACATGACGGCAAGCCACCTCAGGGGCTGGGCCTGTTCCACGAAAGGCGGCTGGTGGTGTTCTACACCTACGAAAGCGACCTGGGCGATGGCTGGGAAGATGCGCAAGTCCATGATGTGGCTCCGGGACTGCGTGAAGCGGCCCTGCAAATGGGAGCCAACATCATTGCCTACGCCCTGAGCCGCTGATGATTGCGCAGCCCATCAAGTACAAACTGCGCCGGGTCCGCTACCGACTGGCCCGGTTGAACCTGGGCTACGACGCGCTCATGGTGGGGTTGCTGCTGGCAGCGGGTGTGACCACGGCGGTGTGGTACGAAGCGCACCTGTACCTGACCGGCACGGTGCGCGCGATCATCGTCTGGGTGCTGGCCGACCTGCTGCTGCTGCTGGCGCTGACGGTCCTGGTGCGCTGGCTGGGGACCTGGCGGGGCTGGTGGCCGTGGGTGCGGCCGGAGGCCATCGCAGCGCGGGTGGGGCACCGGCTGGACGCGTCGGCGGCGGACCGGCTGCTGAACGCCCTGCAGCTGGAGCGCCGCCTGGCAACGGAAAGCAATCTGGAGAACGCCGACCTGCTAAACCATGCGGTGCACAAGGTGGCAAAAGCACTTACGGGGCTGGACGCGCGCGCCCTTACGCCCCGGCGCTACCATCCCCCCTTGCGGCTGGCTGCGGCCATGCTGGCAGTGCTGCTGCTGGCCTGGGTCACGGCCCCCGGCGCCATGCTCGAATCCGCGGGCCGCCTGCTGCATCCCGGCCAGGACTATCCGGCGCCGACGCCCTTCATCCTGGTGGCACTCACGGGCGACAGCCAGGTGCTGGCCGGCGACACCACCGAGATCGCGTTCACCAGCGTAGGGGCGCTGCCGGCGGAGGTGGAACTGGTGTGGGAGGACAGCCGTGGGCAGGTGCGCTCCGCCAGCCTAGCTGTCAACGGGGACCGGTACAACTACCGATTCGAGAACATGGGTGACGATATCCGCTACCATGCCCGGTATGTAAATCGGGCCTGGTTTTCCTCCTGGGACCGGATTGTGTCCGAGAC
Protein-coding sequences here:
- a CDS encoding DUF4159 domain-containing protein; translation: MAGPVLGLALAAGASFAWSQAVPGALTITRLQYGGGGDWYGDPSSLPNLIAFTRRHTGITIAPDETRAAIGDDAFWGSTYLYLTGHGNIHFTDEEAAMLRGHLTAGAFLHADDNYGLDRAFRREMRKVFPDKNWVELPPAHPIFNIVFPFPDGLPKIHEHDGKPPQGLGLFHERRLVVFYTYESDLGDGWEDAQVHDVAPGLREAALQMGANIIAYALSR
- a CDS encoding cation transporter, with amino-acid sequence LTDVAALGLALFASWLAARPKDPRRTYGYLRAEILGALANGVALILLCGYILLEAVERTGTPQIIAGGPVLAIATVGLAVNLGSALFIRHGRRGNLNVEGAYLHLLFDSLSSVGAMLAGGVILLTGWTPVDTLVSVLIAGLILVGGWRLLMKAVDVLMESTPAEIDYHRLEEALVNREHIVQMHDLHIWSISSGVLAMSAHIQLTDDCVKSGHWPRCLRETQDYLREQWGIEHTTLQTEPLAFRERYG